A genomic region of Arachis hypogaea cultivar Tifrunner chromosome 5, arahy.Tifrunner.gnm2.J5K5, whole genome shotgun sequence contains the following coding sequences:
- the LOC112802146 gene encoding uncharacterized protein: MSSSHDQRSRSSKPPTIHGCAQSGDLVGLQRLLRQNPSLLNERNPVMAQTPLHVAAGQNRADIVKFLLEWQGPDKVELEAKNMYGETPLHMAAKNGCSEAAKLLLAHGAVVEAQANNGMTPLHLAVWYSLRAEELLTVKTLLDYNADCSAKDNEGMNPLNHLSQGPGSEKLRELLKHAEEEQRKRRAIEACSETKAKMDELEKELANIVGLNDLKIQLRKWAKGMLLDERRRALGLHVGTRRPPHMAFLGNPGTGKTMVARVLGRLLHMVGILPTNKVTEVQRTDLVGEFVGHTGPKTRRKIQEAEGGILFVDEAYRLIPMQKADDKDYGLEALEEIMSVMDSGKIVVIFAGYSEPMKRVIASNEGFCRRVTKFFNFVDFNSKELAQILHIKMHNLAEDSLLYGFKLHPSCSIQAIAELIEKVTTEKQRKETNGGMVDTMLVNARENLDLRLSFDCIDTEELLTITLVDLEAGLRLLSVSQ, encoded by the exons ATGAGCAGCTCTCACGATCAACGGTCAAGATCTTCCAAGCCTCCCACCATCCACGGCTGTGCTCAGTCCGGTGACCTTGTTGGACTCCAGAGGCTACTTCGTCAAAACCCTTCTCTTCTCAATGAGAGAAACCCTGTT ATGGCTCAGACACCACTTCATGTTGCTGCCGGTCAAAATAGGGCTGACATAGTTAAATTTCTGCTCGAGTGGCAAGGACCAGATAAAGTTGAGTTGGAGGCGAAGAACATG TATGGAGAAACTCCATTGCACATGGCAGCAAAAAATGGATGCAGCGAAGCCGCAAAGTTGCTTCTGGCCCACGGGGCTGTTGTTGAAGCCCAAGCAAAT AATGGTATGACTCCTCTACACCTTGCTGTTTGGTACTCTCTACGAGCTGAAGAATTATTAACTGTGAAAACATTGCTTGACTACAATGCAGATTGCAGCGCTAAGGACAAT GAGGGGATGAATCCTTTAAATCATCTTTCCCAAGGCCCTGGAAGTGAGAAACTTAGAGAACTACTAAAGCATGCAGAGGAAGAGCAAAGGAAGAGACGAGCGATTGAAGCATGCAGCGAAACCAAAGCTAAAATGGACGAGCTGGAAAAGGAATTAGCAAATATTGTGGGTCTAAATGACCTAAAAATTCAACTACGTAAATGGGCAAAGGGTATGCTTTTGGATGAGAGGCGTAGAGCTCTTGGTCTGCACGTTGGCACGCGAAGACCCCCACATATGGCCTTTCTTGGCAATCCTGGAACAG GTAAAACTATGGTAGCACGGGTCCTTGGAAGATTACTCCATATGGTGGGAATTCTACCTACCAATAAAGTGACAGAAGTACAACGAACTGATTTAGTTGGTGAATTTGTCGGCCATACTGGTCCAAAAACCAGGAGGAAG ATCCAAGAAGCGGAGGGGGGAATTCTCTTCGTCGATGAGGCATATAGACTAATACCAATGCAGAAGGCAGATGATAAGGACTATGGTTTAGAAGCCTTAGAGGAGATTATGTCTGTCATGGACAGTGGAAAAATCGTAGTTATATTCGCAGGGTACAGCGAACCGATGAAAAGAGTTATAGCTTCAAATGAAGGTTTTTGCAGACGGGTTACCAAGTTTTTCAATTTTGTTGATTTCAACTCAAAAGAACTAGCGCAAATTCTTCACATCAAGATGCATAACTTAGCCGAAGATAGTTTACTATACGGATTCAAGTTGCATCCTTCTTGCAGTATACAAGCTATAGCAGAATTGATCGAAAAGGTAACGACTGAAAAGCAGCGAAAAGAGACGAATGGTGGTATGGTAGACACCATGTTGGTTAATGCTAGAGAGAATTTGGACTTGAGGCTTAGCTTCGATTGTATAGATACAGAAGAACTTCTTACCATCACATTGGTAGATTTAGAAGCAGGCCTTAGGCTATTATCAGTGTCTCAGTAA
- the LOC112802147 gene encoding uncharacterized protein codes for MVLTSISIISSSPSLPSNSDSPSTSTPTRTRPFRSSFKQQSLIWFPTRKPFSSFSSTFPVSSSASASSQVLHEDGSPEQFLNNNSIADFMRFKRGVDGGSGELQTAVVSYRKKFPWNLLRPFLQVDLVSTIHIADEEYFLALQKELESYDCVLYEMVTSREALENRRNPTASKRLRSSRRGFNILGCIQRQMARILTLDFQLDCLNYQAANWYHADLDYETFKLLQLEKGESLFSFARDMTLKSTKAILQPSIPEDLDPLRSKLLWASRVLPMPLVGLLIIGGVCADVGSQASDYPEIEALSRLDFGAAMKVFLAKRLTSEFTQVTADVEEKSVIIGERNKVAVDTLRAAMDEGHNRIAILYGGGHMPDLGRRLREEFDLVPSSVQWITAWSIRKRDLNTSSFPFLKAMAEASGWPLNRYQTLALLIFSSVLALDLWFWELFFGTAVNWVAETGSEILRYIDSSQLI; via the exons ATGGTGCTAACTTCAATCTCCATAATCTCTTCTTCACCTTCACTGCCTTCAAACTCGGATTCACCTTCCACTTCCACTCCCACCCGAACAAGACCCTTCCGCTCCTCTTTCAAACAACAGAGTCTTATTTGGTTCCCAACAAGAAAACCCTTTTCATCATTCTCTTCCACCTTCCCAGTCTCTTCCTCCGCCTCTGCTTCAAGCCAAGTCCTCCACGAAGATGGGTCACCGGAACAGTTCCTAAACAACAATTCCATCGCGGATTTCATGAGGTTCAAGCGTGGTGTTGATGGTGGCAGTGGTGAGCTTCAAACAGCTGTTGTCAGCTACAGAAAGAAGTTCCCTTGGAACCTCTTGCGCCCTTTCCTTCAG gttgatttggtttccacaaTTCACATCGCTGATGAAGA GTATTTTCTGGCCCTCCAGAAGGAACTTGAATCATATGATTGTGTCCTCTATGAAATGGTGACTAGCAGGGAAGCTTTAGAGAACAGAAGAAACCCTACTGCTTCAAAAAGGTTAAGAAGTTCACGCAGGGGTTTTAACATTTTGGGATGCATCCAACGCCAAATGGCTCGAATCCTTACGCTTGATTTTCAATTAGACTGCCTCAATTACCAGGCTGCCAATTGGTACCATGCAGATCTTGATTATGAGACCTTCAAATTACTTCAG TTAGAAAAAGGTGAAAGCTTATTTTCTTTTGCAAGAGACATGACCCTCAAATCTACAAAGGCAATATTGCAGCCTTCTATCCCGGAAGATCTCGACCCATTGAGATCCAAGCTTTTATGGGCTTCACGTGTACTTCCGATGCCACTTGTTGGCCTTCTCATCATTGGAGGCGTTTGTGCTGATGTAGGAAGTCAAGCATCAGATTATCCCGAAATCGAGGCATTGTCAAGGCTTGACTTTGGTGCTGCAATGAAGGTCTTCCTTGCAAAGAGACTAACATCTGa GTTCACACAGGTGACAGCAGATGTGGAGGAGAAATCAGTCATAATTGGTGAGCGAAACAAGGTCGCAGTAGATACCCTTAGAGCCGCAATGGATGAGGGACACAATAGGATCGCAATTCTTTATGGAGGCGGTCACATGCCGGATTTAGGGAGGAGACTAAGGGAAGAGTTTGATTTAGTGCCATCTAGTGTGCAATGGATAACAGCATGGTCCATAAGGAAAAGGGACCTAAACACTAGTTCATTTCCATTTCTGAAGGCAATGGCAGAAGCCTCAGGCTGGCCGTTGAACCGCTATCAGACGTTGGCATTGCTCATCTTTTCATCAGTGTTAGCATTGGATCTGTGGTTTTGGGAGCTATTCTTTGGCACTGCAGTGAATTGGGTTGCTGAAACTGGCTCTGAAATACTGAGGTACATTGATAGTTCACAGCTCATATGA
- the LOC112803825 gene encoding uncharacterized protein, with translation MDNTQPLNPNVMDAQSIANFLKQMSAIQAQMARNSCLEQSHAVGLESKNKLKFIDGSITRPNENDALFEAWEKCNTYLVSWITLSLSPEISASVIWNNNASDIWKELRNRYYHGDKFRVAELQEELFQLKQGDATVTAYYTKLKSLWEDLNNFRPIPDCVNGTSVCSCGLNIIREHRQEDCTTRFLRGLNDQYANVRSQLMLINPTPDIDAAFSMLTQQERQFNECNESKIFFNRAMQSNNESNRGRGRGRGRHQAPGRGRGNRVQCTFYDKTGHTIETCYKKHGLPPHLRQRQISSINYIAAEAPAKKRLDDLSQCSLSNSQKEVGDSTSYELSSHQKDAILQFLKGQEAQQQPQVTNQVQSTTNNTPLIQGNTVILKYSSNISSFVTAKSHLWIIDTGATDHVTFNLDDFQSYQEISPMIVRMPDGSHTTSSIIGTIRFSNQLYLSNVLFIPNSDFKLISVSKLTSKLKCKMLIDDNLCEIQDQATLKRIGVAKCVDGLYTLDKQFFCSAAHKTDFTHTSRHPSLTFTAAVTTDDNSAAYTHIINAL, from the exons ATGGATAACACTCAACCGTTGAATCCCAATGTGATGGATGCTCAATCAATTGCGAATTTCTTGAAACAAATGTCAGCAATTCAAGCTCAGATGGCGAGAAATTCA TGCCTGGAGCAGAGCCATGCTGTTGGCCTTGAATCGAAGAATAAGCTCAAGTTCATTGACGGATCAATCACAAGGCCAAATGAAAACGATGCGCTTTTTGAAGCTTGGGAGAAATGCAACACTTACTTAGTGTCATGGATAACACTATCATTGAGTCCTGAAATTTCAGCAAGCGTGATTTGGAACAATAACGCCTCAGATATTTGGAAGGAACTGAGGAATAGATATTATCATGGTGACAAATTTCGGGTGGCAGAATTGCAGGAAGAACTATTTCAATTGAAACAGGGAGACGCTACTGTTACAGCTTATTACACAAAGCTGAAATCTCTTTGGGAGGATTTGAACAATTTTAGACCCATTCCTGATTGCGTAAATGGTACTTCTGTGTGCTCATGTGGATTGAATATAATCAGAGAGCATAGGCAAGAGGATTGCACCACAAGGTTTTTAAGAGGACTGAATGACCAATACGCTAATGTTAGATCCCAACTAATGCTGATAAATCCCACACCTGATATTGATGCTGCCTTCTCCATGTTAACACAACAGGAACGACAATTCAATGAATGCAATGAATCCAAGATTTTCTTTAACAGAGCCATGCAGTCGAACAATGAGAGCAATCGAGGGAGAGGCAGAGGGAGAGGTAGACACCAGGCTCCTGGCAGAGGACGAGGAAACAGAGTGCAATGTACATTCTATGACAAGACCGGCCACACCATTGAGACATGCTATAAAAAGCATGGTTTGCCGCCTCACTTGAGGCAAAGGCAAATCAGCAGCATCAACTACATTGCTGCTGAAGCACCTGCTAAGAAGAGACTCGATGATCTCAGCCAATGCAGCCTAAGCAACAGTCAGAAGGAAGTTGGTGATTCTACAAGTTATGAACTCTCTTCACACCAAAAGGATGCAATTCTGCAGTTTCTCAAAGGACAGGAGGCTCAGCAACAACCTCAAGTCACAAATCAGGTTCAATCCACCACAAACAATACTCCATTGATTCAAGGTAACACTGTCATTTTAAAATACAGTAGCAACATTTCATCCTTTGTTACTGCTAAATCTCACCTCTGGATAATAGACACAGGGGCAACTGATCATGTTACTTTTAATTTGGacgattttcaatcatatcaagAAATCAGTCCCATGATTGTTAGAATGCCTGATGGTAGCCATACGACTAGTAGCATCATTGGCACCATAAGGTTTTCTAATCAATTATACCTTTCAAATGTGCTTTTCATTCCAAACTCCGATTTCAAATTAATTTCTGTGTCAAAATTAACCAGCAAGTTGAAGTGCAAAATGCTCATAGATGATAACTTATGTGAGATACAGGACCAAGCTACTTTGAAGAGGATTGGAGTAGCTAAATGTGTTGATGGTCTCTATACATTGGATAAGCAATTTTTCTGTTCTGCAGCTCACAAAACTGATTTCACACACACTTCCAGACACCCATCACTTACATTCACAGCAGCTGTCACTACTGATGACAATTCTGCAGCTTACACACATATCATAAATGCCTTATAG